In Polaribacter sp. L3A8, a genomic segment contains:
- a CDS encoding type IV toxin-antitoxin system AbiEi family antitoxin domain-containing protein produces the protein MDISDYIKQLQSVEEYAFSWDELVQKCDKTETALKRELSRLVTKKEIVNLRKGFYLIIPPRYSKQEQIPVQLFSSKLFQYLKRDYYLCFYSAAKFHGAGHQQVQRDYVMTDKAFSNIKKSSLDIHFFTTSKWPSKNIVEKKSDAGIFKISSPALTAVDLIHHQNKLGGINRMLAILEELSEEITKNDIEELLSWYPHKSTLQRLGFLLEELQVEETLLEPIIQHLKKSKYFPVLLSPKSKQKAGGVDNDWKVDINIKLESDL, from the coding sequence TTGGATATTTCTGATTATATAAAACAACTACAATCCGTTGAAGAATATGCTTTTTCTTGGGATGAGTTAGTGCAAAAATGCGATAAAACAGAAACCGCTTTAAAAAGAGAACTATCGAGACTTGTTACAAAAAAAGAAATTGTAAACCTTAGAAAAGGGTTTTATTTAATTATTCCTCCTAGGTATTCAAAACAAGAGCAAATACCTGTTCAATTGTTTTCTAGTAAGTTGTTTCAATATTTAAAAAGAGATTATTATTTATGTTTTTATTCTGCAGCCAAGTTTCACGGAGCTGGACATCAACAAGTGCAAAGGGATTATGTAATGACAGATAAAGCATTTTCTAACATTAAAAAATCGTCTTTAGATATTCATTTTTTCACAACTTCAAAATGGCCATCAAAAAACATTGTAGAAAAAAAATCTGATGCAGGAATTTTCAAAATTTCAAGTCCAGCACTTACAGCGGTAGATTTAATCCATCATCAGAATAAGTTGGGCGGAATTAATAGAATGTTAGCCATTTTGGAAGAATTATCCGAAGAAATTACTAAAAATGACATCGAAGAATTATTGAGTTGGTATCCGCATAAAAGTACTTTACAACGACTTGGCTTTTTATTAGAAGAATTGCAAGTAGAAGAAACTCTTTTAGAACCAATAATACAACACTTAAAAAAATCGAAATACTTTCCGGTATTATTAAGTCCAAAATCTAAACAGAAAGCAGGCGGAGTAGATAACGACTGGAAAGTAGATATAAACATTAAACTAGAAAGCGATTTATGA
- a CDS encoding M24 family metallopeptidase, which produces MNKYGIGGSTSEKELAKIQPLESSVKPIQKIEYKQRIHKICNLMKANNVQAIYVNAGANLLYFTGTHWGASERMVGALLLPNEEVHYIAPNFEKGTIQDFLEVEGTIHCWEEHENPHRLFFDVLKENKINPGEIQVDETTPFSIINGLLKEKEAFKITTATAFISECRMIKSAAEIAIIQHVMNITLEVQKASAKILRVGISTKEVENFIHEAHKKYGVSSGSYFCIVLFGVDSSFPHGVKNPKNLEMNDVVLVDTGCQLYDYISDITRTYVFGEANELQHKIWNIEKETQQAAFKASILGNSCSSVDDASRRILEKHHLGPDYKLPGLPHRTGHGIGLQIHEYPYIVKGDKTTLVEGITFSNEPMICVPNEFGIRLEDHIYMAENGAEWFTKPAHSIENPFGV; this is translated from the coding sequence ATGAATAAATACGGAATTGGAGGTTCTACTTCAGAAAAAGAATTAGCGAAAATACAACCTTTAGAAAGTAGCGTAAAACCAATACAAAAAATAGAATACAAACAGCGAATTCATAAAATTTGTAATTTAATGAAAGCGAATAATGTACAAGCAATATATGTAAATGCAGGTGCAAATTTACTGTATTTTACAGGTACACATTGGGGAGCAAGTGAAAGAATGGTTGGTGCACTTTTATTGCCAAATGAAGAAGTTCATTATATTGCTCCAAATTTCGAAAAAGGAACAATCCAAGATTTTTTAGAAGTTGAAGGAACAATTCATTGTTGGGAAGAACATGAAAATCCGCATAGATTATTCTTTGATGTTTTAAAAGAAAATAAGATTAATCCAGGAGAAATTCAAGTAGATGAAACTACACCTTTTTCTATTATAAATGGATTGTTAAAAGAGAAAGAAGCGTTTAAAATAACAACAGCAACTGCTTTTATTTCAGAATGTAGAATGATAAAATCGGCAGCAGAAATTGCTATTATTCAACATGTAATGAATATTACTTTAGAGGTTCAAAAAGCATCTGCAAAAATTTTAAGAGTTGGTATTTCTACCAAAGAAGTAGAAAATTTTATACATGAAGCACATAAAAAATACGGAGTTTCTTCTGGCTCTTATTTTTGCATTGTTTTATTTGGTGTAGATTCTTCTTTTCCACATGGTGTTAAAAACCCGAAGAATTTAGAAATGAATGATGTTGTTTTGGTAGACACAGGTTGCCAATTGTATGATTATATTTCTGATATTACAAGAACCTACGTTTTTGGAGAAGCCAATGAGCTACAACACAAAATATGGAACATCGAAAAAGAAACGCAACAAGCAGCTTTTAAAGCTTCTATTTTGGGAAATTCTTGCAGTTCTGTTGATGATGCATCAAGAAGAATTTTAGAAAAACACCATTTAGGCCCTGATTATAAATTACCAGGTTTACCTCACAGAACTGGTCATGGAATTGGGTTGCAAATTCATGAATACCCTTATATTGTTAAAGGAGATAAAACAACATTAGTAGAAGGAATTACATTTAGTAATGAACCTATGATTTGCGTGCCAAATGAATTTGGAATTCGTTTAGAGGATCATATTTATATGGCAGAAAATGGTGCAGAATGGTTTACAAAACCAGCACATTCTATAGAGAATCCTTTTGGCGTTTAA
- a CDS encoding NAD(P)/FAD-dependent oxidoreductase: MSRNIVIIGGGIIGVCTAYYLQKEGCKVTVIDKTNMNSGASHVNAGYITPSHFIPLATPGIITKGIKWMFNSSSPFYVKPRLDIDFLKWSLAFKKSATKEKVAKAIQPILNINLLGRDLYEDLKNTNDFNFHYEKKGLLMFYKSDKVGEEEWEVGKIGIQQGLQVENLSAKEVAKIEPNANLDIKGAVYYHSDAHMTPNLFMIEMISYLEKNGVTFYKNETVNDLQISGGEISSIITNKRALKADEVVLAAGSWSPIITKKLGLKIPIQAGKGYSINVKSDTKITIPSILCEAKVAVTPMNGFTRFAGTMEITGINHDINPKRVAAIANAGKSYYKNLEISSKEKETANCGLRPCSPDGLPYIGKSNKCKNLTIATGHAMMGWSLGPVTGKLVSEIISDKKLSLNIDSFHPDRKF; the protein is encoded by the coding sequence ATGAGTAGAAATATAGTAATTATTGGTGGTGGAATTATAGGTGTTTGCACTGCTTATTACCTTCAAAAAGAAGGGTGTAAAGTTACCGTTATTGATAAAACAAATATGAATTCTGGTGCTTCTCATGTAAATGCAGGGTATATAACTCCAAGTCATTTTATACCATTGGCAACTCCTGGAATTATTACAAAAGGCATTAAATGGATGTTTAATTCTTCTAGTCCATTTTACGTAAAACCAAGGTTAGATATCGATTTTTTAAAGTGGAGTTTAGCGTTTAAAAAATCTGCCACAAAAGAAAAAGTAGCCAAAGCAATACAACCAATTTTAAACATTAATTTGTTGGGGAGAGATTTGTATGAAGATTTAAAAAACACAAACGACTTTAATTTTCATTATGAGAAAAAAGGGTTGTTGATGTTTTATAAATCTGATAAAGTTGGAGAGGAAGAATGGGAAGTTGGTAAAATAGGAATTCAGCAAGGTTTGCAGGTTGAAAACTTATCAGCTAAAGAAGTGGCAAAAATAGAACCCAATGCAAATTTAGATATTAAAGGTGCAGTTTATTATCATTCTGATGCACATATGACTCCAAATTTATTTATGATAGAAATGATTTCTTATCTAGAAAAAAATGGCGTTACTTTTTATAAAAATGAAACTGTAAATGATTTACAAATTTCAGGAGGTGAAATTTCATCAATAATAACCAATAAAAGAGCATTAAAAGCAGATGAGGTTGTTTTGGCAGCAGGCAGTTGGAGTCCGATAATTACAAAAAAACTGGGTTTAAAAATACCAATTCAAGCTGGAAAAGGCTATAGTATTAATGTTAAGAGCGATACAAAAATTACAATTCCATCAATTTTATGCGAAGCAAAAGTAGCAGTTACTCCTATGAATGGTTTTACTCGTTTTGCAGGAACTATGGAAATTACAGGTATTAATCATGATATTAACCCAAAAAGAGTTGCAGCAATTGCAAATGCAGGTAAAAGTTATTATAAAAACTTAGAAATTTCATCCAAAGAAAAAGAAACTGCAAATTGTGGTTTAAGACCTTGTTCTCCTGATGGATTGCCTTATATTGGGAAATCAAACAAATGTAAAAATTTAACCATTGCAACTGGTCACGCAATGATGGGGTGGAGTTTAGGCCCTGTAACAGGTAAACTAGTATCAGAAATTATTTCTGATAAAAAATTATCTTTAAATATAGATTCATTTCATCCAGATAGAAAATTTTAA
- a CDS encoding restriction endonuclease subunit M, whose translation MSLIDQGIEKGLIKFSEDKKRITYIHQDKSRSYSNPEEKVQAEIFLKLVLEYGYPVEYIEQFKIVTMGSDKREADIIVHENAEWDKPKIVVECKKQEVSQQEFNQAVNQGFSYANALSGTVKFVWITSGILNEFYRFDKEKETKEPLGELPRHGFDSVAPYKFVKGGGEREYLDEQGKKKKQFFKDIKTVSENDLTKRFKQAHDALWAGGQLNPSEAFDELDKLIFCKIWDEKYNLTGKTKKRRKKGEIYDFQVITVTGKDKEDTIKKTNEALAKRVKNIYSAGRSFDKEVFKDNIRLSDSRIRTIANYLQDINLNDTDLDSKGRAFETFMGNFFRGEFGQYFTPRPIVQFIVEALPIKNTSYVLDTSCGSGGFLLHALDKVRSKADEEFPDYKDDADERIAWKEYWHDFAENNLFGIEINEQIARTAKMNMIIHDDGHTNVIAIDGLESESQIKAINKGFKNNHFDFIITNPPFGSSIKENEKHYLKSFELGNKKPDWLDYKNTKTVVRNNQSTEVLFIEQCYNFLTEGGYLAVVLPDGVLTNSSLQYVRDQIEDWYRIVAVNSMPQTAFSATGAGVKSSVLFVKKHTKKHTVKLQALKEKIQNKLKTKFKYLETIEKWNTEKAKIIKDLDGFTNTTGLTSVKEIKKTQEFKDWRTDINSLYNEKLKDLQEQLTEAYQEEKAKELPDYPIFMAIAENIGYDATGKSSATTVSKKEIIEGNYTKIIKHLSHDLFDERITKTFDVQEEEISAKKEILSEGILKELSHFIKQIEDGRI comes from the coding sequence ATGAGTTTAATTGACCAAGGAATAGAAAAAGGACTTATTAAGTTCTCAGAAGACAAAAAACGAATAACCTATATACATCAGGACAAATCAAGGAGCTATTCTAATCCTGAAGAAAAAGTACAAGCAGAAATATTTCTGAAATTAGTTTTAGAATATGGTTATCCTGTTGAATATATTGAGCAGTTTAAAATTGTTACAATGGGTTCTGACAAAAGAGAAGCTGACATAATTGTTCACGAAAATGCAGAATGGGACAAACCTAAAATTGTCGTTGAGTGTAAAAAACAAGAAGTCTCTCAACAGGAATTTAATCAAGCAGTAAATCAAGGTTTTAGTTATGCAAACGCTTTATCAGGAACTGTAAAATTTGTATGGATTACTTCTGGTATCCTTAACGAGTTTTATCGATTTGATAAAGAAAAAGAGACTAAAGAACCTCTAGGGGAATTACCTAGACACGGTTTTGATTCAGTTGCTCCATACAAGTTTGTAAAAGGTGGTGGAGAAAGAGAATACTTAGATGAACAGGGAAAAAAGAAGAAACAGTTTTTTAAAGACATTAAAACTGTATCTGAAAACGATTTAACCAAGCGTTTTAAACAGGCACATGATGCACTATGGGCTGGTGGACAACTTAACCCATCAGAAGCTTTTGATGAATTAGACAAATTAATATTCTGTAAAATTTGGGATGAAAAATATAACTTAACAGGTAAAACAAAAAAACGCAGAAAAAAAGGTGAGATTTACGATTTTCAAGTTATTACAGTTACAGGTAAAGATAAAGAAGACACTATTAAAAAAACAAATGAAGCTTTAGCAAAACGTGTTAAAAACATATATAGTGCAGGAAGAAGTTTTGATAAGGAAGTCTTTAAAGATAATATTAGACTATCAGATAGTAGGATTAGAACAATAGCCAATTATCTACAAGACATAAATCTCAACGATACCGATTTAGATAGTAAAGGTCGAGCGTTTGAAACCTTTATGGGGAATTTCTTTAGAGGAGAATTTGGACAATATTTTACACCTAGACCAATTGTACAATTTATTGTAGAAGCTTTACCTATTAAAAACACTTCTTATGTTTTAGATACTTCTTGTGGTAGTGGTGGTTTCTTATTGCACGCTTTAGATAAAGTAAGAAGTAAAGCAGACGAAGAATTTCCTGACTATAAAGATGATGCTGATGAGAGAATCGCTTGGAAAGAGTACTGGCACGATTTTGCAGAAAATAATTTATTTGGAATAGAAATCAACGAACAAATAGCAAGAACTGCCAAAATGAATATGATTATTCACGATGACGGACACACTAACGTGATTGCAATTGATGGTTTAGAAAGTGAAAGTCAAATTAAAGCCATAAACAAAGGTTTTAAAAACAATCATTTTGATTTTATCATTACCAATCCACCATTTGGTAGTAGCATAAAAGAAAATGAAAAACATTATTTAAAAAGCTTTGAATTAGGTAATAAAAAACCTGATTGGTTAGATTATAAAAACACAAAAACTGTAGTAAGAAACAACCAGAGTACAGAAGTTCTATTTATTGAACAATGCTATAACTTTTTAACAGAAGGTGGTTATTTAGCAGTTGTGTTGCCAGATGGTGTACTTACCAATAGTAGTTTACAATATGTAAGAGACCAAATAGAAGATTGGTACAGAATTGTAGCCGTAAACTCTATGCCACAAACTGCATTTAGTGCCACAGGTGCTGGTGTTAAAAGCTCTGTATTATTTGTGAAAAAGCATACCAAAAAACATACAGTTAAATTACAGGCTTTAAAAGAGAAAATTCAAAATAAGCTTAAAACTAAATTTAAGTATTTGGAAACCATTGAAAAATGGAATACAGAAAAAGCCAAAATCATTAAAGATTTAGATGGTTTCACCAATACAACTGGTTTAACAAGTGTAAAGGAAATAAAGAAAACGCAGGAGTTTAAAGATTGGCGTACAGATATAAATAGCCTTTACAATGAAAAACTAAAAGACCTACAAGAACAGCTAACCGAAGCTTACCAAGAAGAAAAAGCGAAAGAATTACCAGATTATCCAATCTTTATGGCAATCGCTGAAAATATTGGCTATGATGCTACTGGTAAATCTTCTGCTACTACAGTTAGTAAAAAAGAGATTATAGAAGGGAATTACACGAAAATAATCAAACACCTAAGTCACGATTTATTTGACGAACGAATTACCAAAACCTTTGATGTACAAGAAGAAGAAATTTCTGCGAAAAAGGAAATACTATCAGAAGGTATTCTAAAAGAGTTGTCTCATTTTATAAAACAAATTGAAGATGGGAGAATATAA
- a CDS encoding T9SS type A sorting domain-containing protein, producing MSKKIFFNITFLLCCSMFIYGQANNTENCIKVWRTTDNEEALITFSFDQFTIPPNTTRYIQMMVNYKAQPDIAIQVASKNGGSDAIVSSLIRPTEKYTNLDTWQTIVFPISAQKEEVKVNSILIFPDLGFENEPTGQILDNMGEVGYIDEIMLLENSTLSTDAAFLNNNVISIQPNPVKNTFKILTEKAFSKVSFFDSLGKEISKNITKININEYDISSLPTGLYFIKCIDENNVVETLKIVKQ from the coding sequence ATGAGCAAAAAGATATTTTTTAATATTACATTTTTATTATGCTGTTCAATGTTTATTTACGGACAAGCTAATAATACAGAAAATTGTATTAAAGTATGGAGAACTACCGATAATGAAGAAGCATTAATTACCTTTTCTTTTGATCAATTTACCATTCCTCCAAATACTACTAGATATATTCAAATGATGGTAAATTACAAAGCACAACCAGATATTGCTATACAAGTTGCTAGCAAGAATGGAGGTTCAGACGCTATAGTTTCATCACTTATTAGACCTACAGAAAAATATACAAATTTAGATACTTGGCAAACAATTGTATTTCCTATTAGTGCTCAAAAAGAGGAAGTTAAAGTAAATTCCATTCTTATTTTTCCTGATTTAGGGTTTGAAAATGAACCTACAGGACAAATTTTAGACAATATGGGCGAAGTTGGTTATATCGATGAAATAATGCTTTTAGAAAATTCAACACTTTCTACAGATGCAGCATTTTTAAATAATAATGTAATTTCTATACAACCAAATCCTGTAAAAAACACTTTTAAAATTCTTACAGAAAAAGCATTTAGTAAAGTTTCTTTCTTTGATTCTTTGGGAAAAGAAATTAGCAAAAACATTACCAAAATCAATATAAATGAATACGATATAAGTAGCTTACCTACTGGTTTATATTTTATAAAATGTATCGATGAAAATAATGTTGTTGAAACATTAAAAATAGTAAAACAATAA
- a CDS encoding nucleotidyl transferase AbiEii/AbiGii toxin family protein, with amino-acid sequence MIPKPYIAKWQEQAPWKQFYQVEQDLVISRALVEIFSDDFLRKNLAFRGGTALHKLYLNPAPRYSEDIDLVQIKPGPIKPIMERLKEVITFFEEPRRTQVKGHGAKATYRFTSEYEDIRLRLKLEINCKEHFNVLDWVDFPFEVESEWFSGKAKIKTYSINELLGTKLRALYQRSKGRDLFDLDYSRLNMELDIDEIVECFKEYTTFSTGNRPPSQKEFLLNIEEKEQNPDFTGDMEALLRTGVKYNQAEAFNWLKSELINKI; translated from the coding sequence ATGATTCCGAAGCCTTACATAGCAAAATGGCAAGAACAAGCACCTTGGAAACAATTTTATCAAGTAGAGCAAGACCTTGTAATTAGTCGTGCTTTAGTAGAAATATTTTCTGATGATTTCCTACGTAAAAATTTAGCTTTTAGGGGTGGTACAGCTTTGCATAAGTTGTATTTAAATCCTGCTCCAAGGTATTCGGAGGATATAGATTTGGTTCAAATTAAACCAGGACCTATAAAACCAATAATGGAGAGATTAAAAGAGGTAATCACTTTTTTTGAAGAACCAAGAAGAACACAAGTAAAAGGACACGGAGCAAAAGCAACCTACCGTTTTACATCAGAATACGAAGATATTAGATTACGCTTAAAATTAGAAATTAACTGTAAAGAGCATTTTAATGTTTTGGATTGGGTAGATTTTCCTTTTGAAGTAGAAAGCGAATGGTTTTCTGGAAAAGCTAAAATTAAAACCTATAGCATTAACGAATTATTAGGTACAAAATTACGTGCCTTGTACCAACGTAGCAAAGGAAGAGATTTATTCGATTTAGATTATTCTAGGTTAAATATGGAGCTAGATATAGACGAGATAGTTGAATGTTTCAAAGAATACACAACATTTTCAACAGGAAACAGACCACCAAGCCAAAAAGAATTCTTATTAAATATAGAAGAAAAAGAGCAAAACCCAGACTTTACAGGAGATATGGAAGCGCTATTAAGAACAGGAGTAAAATACAACCAAGCAGAAGCTTTTAACTGGCTTAAAAGCGAATTGATAAATAAGATATAA
- a CDS encoding S9 family peptidase, whose amino-acid sequence MKHFLRALVLFLISSVTITAQEITKEDYKRAVNFGYSKLINKQVFNLQTNVNWFKDGSGFWFIDYSKNNKTYNTVSFKNKKVVEFFNHKKLAKSLSEALNKEVKATNLSLSNIEKLDGILTFSVDNKTFNLNLKDYQLKEKPTKTAQEKPNNFESRSPDNKWIAFVKEYNLFIKSTETNQVFQLSKNGKKGYEYASWYGWSDMMEGENGERPKHFSVKWSKDSKWIATNIVDTRNAEKMYLLNWAIDSLYKPKLLSYYRGSPGDTTMVKSIPVFFNIDTKNEVKTNLPTQTHINTVSVNWTNKSGEFIANYKERGFLNEYVKLIDLNTNSEEVLIHEKDSIGIDAFEFRLTENKEKIIYLSEKSGWKQLYLFDVKTKKSKLLTSDGYYINNIEFIDEKKEVVYFLASGKEEGNNPYHQQLYKVTFKGKETLLTPENTHHIVHFSKDKKYFADNFSTIEKPTKTVLRETISGKIITELTNADVSEITKTGWTAPKPFSLIAKDDKTTIYGAFWRPSNFDASKKYPIIDATYTGPHTQRFPKSFNLIYTEQSLAELGFIVVRIDGLGTAARSKEFKAHSYLNMQNNLEDHVLAIKYLAEKYAFIDVNKVGIYGHSAGGYDTGRAMVGFPDFYKVGVASSGDHDFRMEKAWWPEMYMGWPVDERYHKASNITNAKNLKGKLLLVHGGIDENVNPSATFKFAEALIKADKEFDLLIIPSQKHGYSGDSYKYFTKKRWNYFVEHLLETKPIWNFNLE is encoded by the coding sequence ATGAAGCATTTCTTAAGAGCATTAGTTCTTTTTTTAATAAGTTCAGTAACTATTACTGCTCAAGAAATAACAAAAGAAGACTATAAAAGGGCAGTAAACTTTGGCTACAGTAAATTAATTAATAAGCAAGTTTTTAATTTACAAACAAATGTAAATTGGTTTAAAGATGGTTCAGGTTTTTGGTTTATCGATTACAGTAAAAATAATAAAACGTATAACACAGTAAGCTTTAAAAATAAAAAAGTAGTTGAATTTTTTAACCATAAAAAATTAGCAAAAAGTTTATCAGAAGCATTAAATAAAGAAGTGAAAGCAACTAATTTATCGCTTTCAAATATTGAAAAATTAGATGGTATTCTAACTTTTTCTGTTGATAATAAAACCTTCAACTTAAATTTAAAAGATTATCAACTAAAAGAAAAACCAACGAAAACAGCGCAAGAAAAACCAAATAATTTTGAAAGTAGATCACCAGATAATAAATGGATTGCTTTTGTAAAAGAGTATAATTTATTTATAAAATCTACAGAAACAAACCAAGTATTTCAACTGAGTAAAAACGGAAAAAAAGGATACGAATATGCCTCTTGGTATGGTTGGTCTGATATGATGGAAGGAGAAAATGGGGAAAGACCAAAACATTTTTCTGTAAAATGGTCCAAAGATTCTAAATGGATTGCCACGAATATTGTAGATACAAGAAATGCAGAAAAAATGTATTTGTTAAATTGGGCAATAGATTCTTTATACAAACCAAAATTATTGTCTTATTACAGAGGTTCTCCTGGAGATACAACTATGGTAAAAAGTATTCCTGTATTTTTTAATATTGATACAAAAAATGAAGTAAAAACAAACTTACCAACTCAAACTCACATAAATACTGTAAGTGTAAATTGGACAAATAAATCTGGCGAGTTTATTGCCAATTATAAAGAGAGAGGTTTTTTAAATGAATATGTAAAACTTATCGATTTAAACACAAATTCTGAAGAAGTTTTAATTCACGAAAAAGATTCTATTGGCATTGATGCTTTTGAATTTAGGCTTACAGAAAACAAAGAAAAGATTATTTATTTGTCAGAAAAATCGGGATGGAAACAGTTGTATTTATTTGATGTAAAAACAAAAAAATCTAAACTTTTAACAAGTGATGGTTATTACATTAACAACATTGAATTTATTGATGAGAAAAAGGAAGTTGTATATTTTTTAGCATCAGGAAAAGAGGAAGGAAACAATCCATATCATCAGCAATTATACAAAGTTACTTTTAAAGGAAAAGAAACTTTATTAACGCCAGAAAACACGCATCACATTGTCCATTTTTCAAAAGATAAAAAATATTTTGCAGATAATTTTTCAACGATAGAAAAACCAACAAAAACAGTTTTAAGAGAAACAATATCTGGTAAAATAATTACAGAATTAACAAATGCAGATGTTTCTGAAATAACAAAAACAGGTTGGACAGCTCCAAAACCATTTTCGCTAATTGCAAAAGATGATAAAACAACTATCTATGGAGCTTTTTGGAGACCTTCTAATTTTGATGCTTCTAAAAAATATCCAATTATAGATGCCACTTATACAGGGCCACATACACAACGTTTTCCAAAATCTTTTAATTTAATTTATACAGAACAATCGTTAGCAGAATTAGGTTTTATTGTGGTTAGAATTGATGGCTTAGGAACTGCAGCAAGATCAAAAGAATTTAAAGCACATTCTTATTTAAATATGCAAAATAATTTAGAAGACCATGTTTTGGCAATTAAGTATTTAGCAGAAAAATATGCTTTTATAGATGTAAATAAAGTTGGAATTTACGGACATTCTGCTGGAGGTTATGATACTGGAAGAGCTATGGTTGGTTTTCCTGATTTTTATAAAGTTGGTGTTGCTAGCTCTGGAGATCATGATTTTAGAATGGAAAAAGCTTGGTGGCCAGAAATGTATATGGGGTGGCCAGTTGATGAAAGATACCATAAAGCATCTAATATTACCAATGCAAAAAACTTAAAAGGAAAACTACTATTGGTTCATGGAGGAATTGATGAAAACGTAAACCCTTCTGCAACGTTTAAATTTGCTGAAGCACTTATAAAAGCAGATAAAGAGTTTGATTTATTGATTATTCCAAGTCAAAAACATGGATATAGTGGAGATTCTTACAAATATTTTACAAAGAAAAGATGGAACTATTTTGTAGAACATCTTTTAGAAACAAAACCAATTTGGAATTTTAATTTAGAGTAG
- a CDS encoding SGNH/GDSL hydrolase family protein translates to MKNKILFFIAFIICGYGTVFSQNTILNNFETDSPSVVAKNDAKFAIVKNPSLTKNNSIILNDFEPNSPNVVARSGASILNVPNPNSSEQNNTANCIRIGRTTNNWFELIAFPVANEAIIPANTIKYITMAVNYPAEPDIAIRIDGDDENSNGSATVAIRPINKYTNFGNWQTLTFKINGGQNGAQIKAIVIFPDAGFENSPIKKILNNTDSFGYIDEIKLNDTDSEETTYKDYLTNVKLELVKNWPANRTINLVFHGHSVPSGYNQTPIVNTLNSYPHQVLQKLSAKYPTAVINTIKTSIGGENSIQGARRFDEDVLVYKPDVLFIDYSLNDRSQGLEATYAAWDEMIKKAVAKGIKVILLTPSPFRDVDMLSTTTELYQHTEQVKRLAIENGVALVDSYEQFKKAVVAGNNVNNYLSSFNHPNAAGHTLISDEIIKFF, encoded by the coding sequence ATGAAAAATAAAATACTATTTTTTATCGCCTTTATAATTTGTGGTTATGGAACTGTTTTCTCCCAAAATACAATTCTAAATAATTTTGAAACAGATTCACCAAGCGTGGTTGCTAAAAATGATGCAAAGTTTGCAATCGTTAAAAACCCAAGTCTTACTAAAAATAATAGCATAATTTTAAACGACTTTGAACCTAACTCACCAAATGTTGTTGCTAGAAGTGGTGCAAGTATTTTAAATGTACCAAACCCTAATAGTAGCGAACAAAATAACACAGCAAATTGTATTAGAATTGGAAGAACTACTAATAATTGGTTCGAATTAATTGCTTTTCCTGTTGCAAATGAAGCTATTATTCCTGCTAATACAATAAAATATATAACAATGGCAGTAAACTATCCTGCAGAGCCAGATATTGCTATACGAATAGATGGAGATGATGAAAATTCTAACGGAAGCGCTACTGTTGCTATTAGACCTATTAATAAATATACTAATTTTGGAAACTGGCAAACGTTAACTTTTAAAATTAATGGCGGACAAAATGGTGCCCAAATTAAAGCGATTGTTATTTTTCCAGATGCTGGTTTTGAAAACTCACCTATTAAAAAAATATTAAACAATACCGATTCTTTCGGTTATATTGATGAAATTAAACTAAATGATACCGATAGCGAAGAAACAACTTATAAAGATTATTTAACAAACGTAAAATTAGAACTTGTAAAAAATTGGCCAGCAAATAGAACTATTAATTTGGTTTTTCACGGACATTCAGTACCTTCTGGATACAATCAAACACCAATAGTAAATACACTAAATTCTTATCCACATCAAGTATTGCAAAAATTATCTGCAAAATACCCAACAGCTGTTATAAATACGATTAAAACATCAATTGGTGGAGAAAACTCTATACAAGGAGCCAGAAGATTTGATGAAGATGTATTGGTTTACAAACCTGATGTTTTATTTATAGATTATAGTTTAAATGATCGTTCTCAAGGATTAGAGGCAACTTATGCTGCTTGGGATGAAATGATTAAAAAAGCTGTTGCAAAAGGTATTAAGGTTATTCTATTAACACCATCTCCTTTTAGAGATGTAGACATGTTATCTACAACTACAGAGCTATACCAGCACACAGAACAAGTTAAAAGATTAGCAATAGAAAATGGAGTTGCTTTGGTTGATAGTTATGAGCAATTTAAAAAAGCAGTAGTAGCAGGTAATAACGTAAATAATTATTTATCTTCTTTTAATCATCCAAATGCTGCCGGACATACCTTAATATCTGACGAAATTATAAAGTTTTTTTAA